One Bacillus sp. SM2101 genomic window, GCTCCTTAAGACGAACACAAAAAGACAATATTAATACACCTCCTTAATAGAAACTACTATAGTGTATGCTATAACTTCTTTTTAGCTTGGACGAAAAATCCTAAATTATGGTATTTACCAAAAAAATACACAAGTACATAGTAAAATATGAAACTTAATATAAATTGTGGTTACTAAAAAATGAGAACTGTGGACTTTAAAAAATTTAAAGTTCCAGTGTTTTTATTTTGAATAGGATAGTATTTATAAATTAATTGTCCAATCGGTGAAAAAGAAGATACATATAATATTGTACTAATTCTGTGATAATGGTGATGAGAAGATGAGCCAGTATTCTGTTTACTAATTAAATGTTATTTATTCAACAAAATGGCGTAAATCTGTAACAAGGGTTAGTGCTTTTCACCATTTGAAGGATAAAATATAAATAAAAATGCTCTTAGTCTTATATAGTTAGTTCTAATAAAGTTTAAATAGATCTAGTCAGCATCATCTAACATATTTCTGACCTCCTAAAAGTTTATGGGAAATGTGGAAATGTAAATTGTGTTCATTACTAGTTTTGAAAGTTTAAAAATTCTGATAAAATAATATAATAGTCTAACTTGGGAAGGGGCATTATTATGATAATTATTTCGTTCGCAAATTTGGAAATTACTCATGCAAAGTCTTGTATTAGAAATTAATACTTCGCATGAAGTGAAGAATAAAATCACTGCTGCTTTGTATTTCCATTTCTGATATATGGCTTTGCACCTTATTTATAGTAATTAATTACGAATAAGGGGCTGCAGAAATGAGTTATATAAATGCAAACAATATTCTACCTGAAAAACTTCTAAAAGAACTTCAACAATATGTTCAAGGGGAAACAATATATATCCCTAAGACGAAGAATAATTTTCAAAAATGGGGTGCATGTTCTGGTGGAAGGCAAAAAATCAATGAAAGAAATACTTCTATGAAAAATGATTTTAAAAACGGGAAGACTGTTTATCAATTAGCTGAACAATATTTCCTTTCAACTGAAACTGTAAAAAAAATAATTTATACAAAGAATTAATGAATTAGAACTGATCATCTAGCAAAATAGATGCTCAGTTTTTTTATGGTGACCTTGATTACTAATGATTCTTGCTATATATCTGTGGTTAATCATCAATTAGTCTTAATAGTAAGAATCATGAGAAAAGCTGCAATGTGAAAGGATGTATTAAAGTATGGCATACGAACAAAGTAACCCATTATCAAGAAAAGAAGCTTTACAAAAGGTAGCAGAACTTTCGACAGAAAGATATCATCTACAAGTTAAGCGATTAGAATTTTTGAGTGAAGAGACCAACTTTCTATACAAGGTTATAGATAGCTTGGGTGACGTATATGTGTTAAAAATTTTTGAAGATGAATATAGCTCTCTTGAAGATAACCTTACTGAAATATTTTTTATGGACATTGTAAATAAAACAAACCACATTTCAGCACCAAAAATGATCCCTGCTAAAGATGGTGAGAAATTACAAGTTGTTACATCTGATTATACTTCTACACCGAAACATGTTGCTGTATATAGTTGGTTGGACGGTGAAGAGCTAGAGGGAAATGAAAATGATAAGCGGTTTGTACAATTAGGTGAGCTAACTGCTCATTTGCATAACGCAACATACGGGATTTCGGTCCCTACAGAGCTTGCCCCCAAAATGTGGGATGAAGTGTTTTATTTTAAGGGAGAACAAGCAATATATAAGCAAGAAGAGTTTCAGAAATTTTTGTCAAAGGAATACCATCAAATAATGGACAGTATTATCCCTTATTTAAATGATAAATTATCGTCTTACTATAAAAATAATATCAAAGACATTCAATTAATACATGGTGATCTAAATCCAGCTAATATTAAGGTGCAAAATGAACAAATGCACATTATTGATTTTGCAGATTCTATGCTCGGTTTACCAATACACGATTTATCAATTATGTTGTATTACTACAAGTATAATAAATCTCTAAATTTTGACGAAGTGAAAAAACTTTATTTTAATGGTTATAGAAAGATCCGTGATTTGCCTGATGTAACTGACTATGAGCTAGATCTATTTATGACAGCTAGAAGAGTAAGTTTCCTGAATTATATATTAGAGGTTAGTGAAAATCCAACAAATTTTATAGAAAGAAATATATCTAGAGTGAAAGGTTTCTTGGTGAAATATAACATTAACTTATAAATACATTATACAGGAATGATCTCTTTGTAATATGTAATTGATTGGTTTTTATTTCTATAACAACCAATTCTTATATAAATCAAAAAATGGATCGGCTACACTTTATGGGAATTGTATTTTTACAGCATTCTGACTTGCAGAATATATTTAATTTTCACCTACAAATATTTTATTTTGAGTAATAACAGTTTATTTAAATACAGTAGGAAAGCTAATATTCAGAAGTATAAGAGAAAGATACGTAATGACACCTTTATCGAGTATTGTATTTATATTATGTTTAATGATTTCTTTATCATAGGGTAGAAGATTATCACATTGGTAAAATGACATGTTTTGAAAAATATAATGATATTCTACAATATAGTGCAAATCTAAAATAAAGATTTGTGCTCTTTTTATTATTAGGAGTTTGTTTAAGTGCAGGGTTCGTTCGTTAACAGAAGTTACCTTATTATTTTTAAAGACAAATAGATTTTAAAAAAATATATGAAAAAAATATTTGACATTAAACTAACTTCAAGGTTTAGGATATACATATGGTAATAAAAACCTATTATTACCTACTACCAGTAAATGGACTCTAAAATTATATAATCAGGGGGAGAAAATATGGAATTTAAAAAGCTTGAAAAAACATTTAAAATTGTCGGAATGAAAAATAAAGGAGAATTCAAAAACTTTGGAAATGAAGTACCGATGAATGCTCAGAAATTTATGAGTAGGGTAGACGAAATCTCGAACCACACTGGAACAGAGATCGCTCTCTTTGAGCCTAAAAAGGGCGATGACCATCTTGAAGGAGAATATTATGTAGGAATTATTGTGTCGGAGTCTATATCAGAACTTCCTTCAGACATGGAATATATTGAAGTAAAGGATGAATTCGTTGTAACGAGAGGGAGTATCATGGAAGTCGGTGAACTTCATTCTAAATTAGGAGAATGGGCTAAAGAACAAGGGTATCATAATAAACAAGGTTCATACATAATAGAAACTTATCATCCTGTAGAAAACGGTGAAGAAGTAGAAATCTATATACCCATCAGCTAGTTACAAAAGAAGCACATTAGGTATGGAAATATGATGGATGCTTACTAACAATCTGGCGCTAATCTAAAATAGAGATTAGCGTTTGCCATTAAAGAAGTTAGCATGAATTTATTTTAGCTTCTATATTATTTCTATAGTTAAGCCTTCAACCGTCAAAGAAGTAAGTATTGTGTCATTTTTAAGCGTTTGTTTTGTAGATTAATATATGCTTTCTCTACCAAAAATTTACTAATGACAATTCAATTTTAATATTATAAGATTGAGCAAACTATTCATATCATGGAGGAAAGTATGTTTGCTACAGTAATGTGGTCAATTTATTTGATCTTTCTAGCAGCTTCATTGATTGTTTTTTTATACGTGGAGAA contains:
- a CDS encoding GyrI-like domain-containing protein, whose translation is MEFKKLEKTFKIVGMKNKGEFKNFGNEVPMNAQKFMSRVDEISNHTGTEIALFEPKKGDDHLEGEYYVGIIVSESISELPSDMEYIEVKDEFVVTRGSIMEVGELHSKLGEWAKEQGYHNKQGSYIIETYHPVENGEEVEIYIPIS
- a CDS encoding CD3324 family protein; this encodes MSYINANNILPEKLLKELQQYVQGETIYIPKTKNNFQKWGACSGGRQKINERNTSMKNDFKNGKTVYQLAEQYFLSTETVKKIIYTKN
- a CDS encoding phosphotransferase — translated: MAYEQSNPLSRKEALQKVAELSTERYHLQVKRLEFLSEETNFLYKVIDSLGDVYVLKIFEDEYSSLEDNLTEIFFMDIVNKTNHISAPKMIPAKDGEKLQVVTSDYTSTPKHVAVYSWLDGEELEGNENDKRFVQLGELTAHLHNATYGISVPTELAPKMWDEVFYFKGEQAIYKQEEFQKFLSKEYHQIMDSIIPYLNDKLSSYYKNNIKDIQLIHGDLNPANIKVQNEQMHIIDFADSMLGLPIHDLSIMLYYYKYNKSLNFDEVKKLYFNGYRKIRDLPDVTDYELDLFMTARRVSFLNYILEVSENPTNFIERNISRVKGFLVKYNINL